The genomic region ATCTAGCCGAGTGGCTAACTCTAGCGATTCTGCTATCTTGATTTGCGCAATGAGCTTCGTGGCGACGCCCAAATCCCGCTTCAAATCGTCCTTTCTGGCGGATTCAACGCATCGAGCGTGGGGCGGGCGCCTTGCCGCCTTAGGCGACGCGCGGAGAAGCGCCTCTAACGGACGGGGATAGCGTCCGAACCAGAGGCCGACATGATAGAAGCAGGCCGATGTCGACCCCGTTGAGAACGAGCAGCCCGGGAGCATCCTGTAGGCATACGATGAAGACCGCCCGATTGACGCGTGCGCGCGGGCCCGTCGAGCTCTATGATGACGTTGCGTGAAGGTCAGGCGGCCTGCTGACCGGCGGGCTTGCCGGCGTGGCCCAGGAGCTTCCATTCCCAGGGCAGCAGTTCGTGCAGACGTGACGTGGGAAGATCGGCGATACGGGCGAGGACGTTGGCGAGTCAAGCTTTCGGATCGACGTCGTTGAGGCGACAGGTCGCGATCATCGTCAGCATGATGGCGGTACGGTCGGCGCCACGCTGGCTGCCGGCGAAGGTCCGTTCCGCCGTCCCAAGGCGAAGCCTCTCAATGCGCGCTCGGCACAATTGGGTCAAGCAGATCCTGCCATCGTCGAGGAAGCGGTCGAAGTCGTTCCAGCGCCTGGGAGGAGCGCGAGAGAGTTTCGCGCTCACGCAGCAACCAGGCGTGCATGTCCTCGAGAAGCGGCTTGCTCTGTTCCTGGTGCACGGCAGGTCGCTCCTCGGCGCCGCGGCCGTTGATGGCGCGCTCGATCTCGAACAATGCGTCCAGGTGTCTGACCGCCTCCAGCGCGATCAGATAGCGGCGCGCCGAGGATCGCGGCGCGGTGGCGGACCTAAATGGTTGCCATTAGTTGACCGCGCAGCACGCCGAAGGTATGCGACAAGCGCGCGCAAGCGTTGCCGCGCGTACAAACACGATCGCCGCCAGCTGAAGCGAGGTGAACGCCATCCCTGATCGCGAAGGGCACTTTTTGAAACGCGCTCATCGATGATCCAAGCTCTGTTCTTGCGGACCCCACATTCATGAGGTTCTTCAGGGCGCTTTTGGGAAGCACCTCGCGCCGCAGCCATGCTCGACCGCTCATCTTTTCACTGCCCAGCACAGATAGCGTCGGAACAGTCGGCTCGCACTGTGCCGCGTTCTCTCACACGAGAATGGCGGAGCTGCTCGCGCCTTCTCGGCAATCTAAGCAACCAGATCGCCCGCGCCGGCCGCGCAATTCTGGCGGGATTGCAACAAACCTGAAAGGTTCCCTCCTGACCGACAGCAGATGGCCCCACTTGGCCTTGAACTGCCAGGGTCTTTACGAAATCCGACCTACCGCCTTTGCTAGGCAGCCTCAGCGGCCCGTGATTTCAGCCTTCTTAGGTGCGGTAAGCCCAGGTCAATCGTAAGCCGGTCCATGGCCCAATGAGGACTGCCGATTTCATTGATGGGATACCGCTCAGTCGCGCGATTGTCCCAGATTGCAACGTCGCCTGATTTCCAGTTCCAGCACAGAGTGTTCTCCGGCGCAGTGAGGTAGGATTGCAGCAGTTCGAACAATCTTTGACTGGAATAGCGCTGCAGGCCGACAAAGTTCTGCACGGAACGACCAAGCGTGAGCATGCGTTCGCCGGTCTCGGGATGAACGCGAACGATCGGATGTGTCGTTTCGCAAATCGTTCCGGTGAATACGTCGTCCAGTGTCCTGTTGTCGGTTTGCGTGCGGCCTTCCGCCATAGTGTAGTCGAATGCTGCGCAGCGCACAGCCCAGAGACTATCGGCAAGCATCCGCAGGGACTCGGGAAGGTCAAGATAAGCCGCCGCAGTGCTCGACCAGGCGATGTCACCGCCAAAAGGCGGGATCGCCGCACCTCGCAGCACTGAGATTTTCGGGTGGCCGGCATTGAAGACATCGTCATCGTTCGCCTGGTCGAAGTGGCGGCAGGCGCGTTCAGCGGGCGTTTCCCGGATCGTCAAGCCTCCCCTTGTGTCCACCATTTTGGGATGAGGTATCAGCGAGCCGAGCCGGAGAGCAAAACGCTGTTGCTCGGCGTCATCGAGATGCCCCTGATTACGGAAGAAGATGACCTTATGCTCGAGCAGCAGCTGCTTAATGGCGGTGATGACCTCGTCTGACAAACCGTCCGATAGCGCAATGTTCTTGATTTCGGCGCCAAGCCGGTCCGCATGCCTGACGATGTCTGCTCGCGGAATGACGTTATCAACAATCATTGTGCTACTCATGACGGCGCCTCTCTCTGTGGATGTCGTAAACATAGCCCCCGATTGATGATGATGCCGGGCGAGCAAAGTGACGAGCCATCTTGTTGATGGCGGGCATCCGAATTGCCTGATCCGCGCCGCCCAACGAGCCAAGCAGGATTTCGGATATGCACCATCATCTTATCGTCTGACTCCTGTGCGCGCGGAGGCATCCAGTGCGGTTTCGATCGAAGAACATTTACGTATAAACGCCATCGGATCGATTTTCCGATTGAATCATCGACCTGGCTTGACACCGCAGATCATAGAACCAATCCATGTCCAGTCCATGAAACGAAACCAGCTTTCTTTATCGATCTTGAGCAACGCTTGCTCGCCGCCAAACGTGGCCATGGAAGATCTTTGATGATGGTGTGATACGCCCACTCAAGCGATCCTCATGCCGCCGCATGACGAATGAACGAACCGCAACTATTTGGCTCTGCACCCGCCAAACATCTACGACCTAACGTTGCTTCTATCTATAGGACATCTTTTGCGAGTATACAAGCCATTGTTCGCCGCTTTGAATTGGTTCAAAACACGCGCTTTTCACCAGCTTGTCAGGTCAAGCTCTCTGCCCAAGGTGCGCGATGCGAAACTCGAATGGTGCAACTGCCATTGCGGTTTAACAACGGGCTCAATCCCACCATTTCCAATCTGCGTTGCTCGACCGAGACTTGGGCGGACCGGCTGTGACTTACGCCTTAGCTCTATCCGAATAGAGCCGCGGATTGCCGCTGGGGCCAGAATGATAAGGCTACGCAGGGACACCGTGTGCCAGAGCAAAGGACTGGAGCCTCAAACCGGGCTCGCGCCGCGGTATTCGCTTCGGATCACGGCTAAGCTGGGACGGAACTGGTCCTGCACCTGACGAGACTCAGCGTCGTCCAATTCGTGCAACCGAGACGTAGTCACTTGATCTCGAGCGCACATATGCACTTGCCGCTATGACGTCGCCGGGTGCGCCATGCGGAGCGAATGTGCGGCCGGAGCTCGCCGACTATATCGAGTGGGACCAAAACAACGCAGCGCTAGGTCAGTAGCTCAGGATTGAAAACGGCGAATTGGCTTCGCTCTTTTTGTCCTCCCCGCTGGCAGGTTCGGACGCTCAAGAAAGCCAGATAGGATCACAAGCTAGGACCCGCTATTCTTAATCGACCTGTCGCCTTCTCTCGATCCACAACGGCAGCGCGCGTGAGCATGTCACACATGTGAAATAGATGCATGTTTTGCAAGAAGATGAGGAAAGAATGCACCCGCAACGCAACAACGCGGCCCACGCGGCTGAACTATGGCGCAAGAAGCGTAACGCACAATAGAGTCCTCTAACAGACGAGGATCGTCACAAAGCGGAACGCAAGCTCTCAAGTACTACTTACAAGTGCGGACGAAGGCGCTTGTAAGCACCGCGCAGTGCTTGTCCCGACCTTCTTCGTCGCACAGACCCCTGATCTCGTAACCGCGCCAGGCGATGAGCCCTTGTCATGGGGAGCATAATGAAACCACCTCGCTCGCATTGGAGCTGGTCGTCTATCTGCTCGCAAGCCGTCCACGCTTTTCGCGGGTTTACGTGGCCAATTGCCGATGCACGCGGTGCCGTTTCAGGAGGCCGGCATGTTGCATGCGTTATAACTCCCCTTACGGCGATGCCACGCCATTTCGCCGCAAGCTCAGCTGTTTCGGATTCGCGTCCATAACGGCGCGCTCGCTGAATGCTTCCAGTTTCCAGGCACGTTGCCGATGGATCCGGATCGACGTGCTTAATCCTGTTTGGTGGAGCCGGCAGGTTCAGCGGCGCCGCCCACTTTCGGCCGAATACCGGGAAGAACCTTGCTGAACCCACATTGACGGGGCGCTGATCAACGCGTTCTGTCCGACTTGCCGGAGAACTTCGACGGACGTCTCGCCTCGAGCGGCGGCTTCCAGAATTTTGGAAGCGACTTGCGTTCGAGTGCCGGTCTCGTGAGGAGACAGCCCTTTGCAAACCTCATCCAGAACTCGACGGAGACGGGCAGTTGTTTCGGAGTCGAGCATACACGGCCTCCTTCACTGGAGCGGCGCAATGACTACGCTGCAAGCGCGACTTTCACGGCACGAACATTGTCAACCGGCGATGTGAACCGCGAAAGAGATGGCTTTCCAACTCACTTAAGGTTGCGCTATCATACAGCAGATAACTCCGCGTGTCATCACCCGCTGATGTCTCTAGCAGGATTTCCGGCATTTCGGAGAAGTTGTTCGACAGGCTAACAGGTCTTCCTGGTACCAAGCAGGTCTTCGCGATTTAAGATGTCCGCTCGCGGCACGTTATCGTCGAGTCATTCTACGTCGTGAGCCCCTAAAGCTTTCTCCATGCGCAAATGCTCGGCGTGCGCGACCGGCTCAGAATGTCAGCGCATTCTGCGTTCCGCTGAGGCACTTGCCGCATTAGCAGCACGGAAGAAGCACCAAGGCTCTACGCCCGGCGGCCACAGCCCAGCCTTCTTTGATTGAAGGGTCAAGCCAGGCGCGGTCTCGACTCTCCTGGCAATCCAATCGGAGCCGGCGCCGTTATCTGATCCGCAGAATGAAGTTCAGCAGTTCCCCTGCGGGACACTGAGTGAAATCCTCATACATGCATGAGTCTACGTCGAGAGTATTCCTCCCAAACTTCGGCCTGCTCTGCATCTTGATTACCAGCCTTGATTTCCAGACCAAAGATTCCCTACAGCGTCTTCAAATACTCAAGCAGCGCCCGCCGTTCGGCGTCGGTCAATTCCGGACCGATGGTCCCGGGCGGCAGCTTCGTTATATCGGCTTCCTGGCCCTCAAACGAATGCCCGCGGTTGCTGTTCCCAAGCAGCGACACGTTGATGTCCGTCAGGCCGGCGGCGCAGGCGTCATTGGCTCGAAGTTTCGTAACAAGCCCGACGTTAACAGGATCGAACTTGCGGCCACCGATGCAGAATGAGCTGGGCCGCTGGCCTTGAGGCAATAACATGTCCTTCAGCGTCGGCACGGATCCGTTGTGCAGAT from Bradyrhizobium elkanii USDA 76 harbors:
- a CDS encoding TauD/TfdA dioxygenase family protein; this encodes MSSTMIVDNVIPRADIVRHADRLGAEIKNIALSDGLSDEVITAIKQLLLEHKVIFFRNQGHLDDAEQQRFALRLGSLIPHPKMVDTRGGLTIRETPAERACRHFDQANDDDVFNAGHPKISVLRGAAIPPFGGDIAWSSTAAAYLDLPESLRMLADSLWAVRCAAFDYTMAEGRTQTDNRTLDDVFTGTICETTHPIVRVHPETGERMLTLGRSVQNFVGLQRYSSQRLFELLQSYLTAPENTLCWNWKSGDVAIWDNRATERYPINEIGSPHWAMDRLTIDLGLPHLRRLKSRAAEAA